Proteins from a single region of Myxococcus xanthus:
- a CDS encoding phage virion morphogenesis protein, protein MAVSRTGDWARARQLLEAGSSRLEGAMQAALRQEAHALRKEVVQGLTQQAPGGEPLRPPSPLTLAARQLAGFSGTKALLVSGALRNSISVVVEGDEAFIGVSRTA, encoded by the coding sequence ATGGCCGTCTCACGCACCGGAGACTGGGCCCGGGCCCGCCAACTGCTAGAGGCGGGCTCGTCACGCCTTGAGGGGGCGATGCAGGCGGCCCTGCGTCAGGAGGCGCACGCCCTGCGCAAGGAGGTGGTGCAGGGCCTCACGCAGCAGGCGCCTGGTGGCGAGCCCCTTCGCCCGCCTTCGCCCCTCACGCTGGCGGCGCGCCAGCTCGCGGGCTTCAGCGGGACGAAGGCCCTCCTCGTCTCCGGCGCGCTGCGCAACTCCATCTCCGTCGTCGTGGAAGGCGACGAGGCCTTCATCGGCGTGTCCCGCACGGCGAA